AACTTAAACCCTTGAAGAAGCTGTTTAAGCATCTCAGGTAAGTCACCAAGATACTTAGGACCCTTGACAGTTTCTACATTAACTGCTTCCTTAATTTCTCGTGCGGAGCCTATGCTTAAACCAGGAACAACTATCAAGTCAAATCTTCTCGCTTTCTCGTAACTTACTAACTCACTAGCTATGAGTTTAGTAGTCGCTAGAGACGCTATAGGGACACTCCTTAACTCGAAGACTTCTAAATCGATAAAATCACGTACCTCCTTAATTACTTCTTCAAGTATAGGTCTAGCCACTCTTGAAGTTACTAGCAGTACTCTCAATCCACCACCCTAATCAACATTATAAGCTCACAGCAATTATATTAGGTTGGTGTAGAGTCCTTGCCCGAAGTAATTGACGTGCTGACGCTTGAGGGTATGGTGATCAACGGTTTAGTCAAGGAATCTACACTCCTGGACTGCGAGAAGAAAGGCAAGATAAGAATGAGTAAATTAGTGATTAAATCTGTTAATGGGGAAGAATACGAGACCCCGTGTTATGAGTACCCCAGAATTTCGAGAGTTTACGTATTAGTGAGTAAGTATAGAGAGTTGCAACAAGCCACTGACCTCCTCCCCAGAACCCTCACACTTCAGGGCGGGGAGGAGGTCAGGGACTACAGGCTGAACAGCTAAAAAACGTAGAATAGGGGGATGTTATCCCTCTTTTATTTTCAGGGATTTAATTGATGAAAAACAACTCACTAGTTCTGTTAGTCTTTCTTAGATATTATTATCTCTATTGTCGAGACTCTAGATTGTCTGCCTTCAGCACTAGTAACTACCTGGCTTCCTATCCTTATGTCCTTTATTACTACTTTGTCAGGCAGGAACCTGTTCCTCACTATCTCGACTGTGTCGACTGCCTTACCTATGGCTCTACCCCTAGCCTTTACTACGATCTCGGGGACTCCCTGGTTTAGTAGGGTTAGTGTTGC
This genomic window from Zestosphaera sp. contains:
- the albA gene encoding DNA-binding protein Alba, giving the protein MSQGPTSSNVVLVGKKPVMNYVLATLTLLNQGVPEIVVKARGRAIGKAVDTVEIVRNRFLPDKVVIKDIRIGSQVVTSAEGRQSRVSTIEIIISKKD